A stretch of Arachis hypogaea cultivar Tifrunner chromosome 15, arahy.Tifrunner.gnm2.J5K5, whole genome shotgun sequence DNA encodes these proteins:
- the LOC112751216 gene encoding probable protein ABIL5 isoform X2 has protein sequence MRSHSENRLVDKELVHTSTDISNKSMELSFKSFSLEKQDEAEAEAEEGMGFYKSLQELRELRSQLHHAADFCETTFLKGTSKKDVVENTKEYICRAVVTVVDHLGNVSANLDALISQTNAFSDAELRIQCLKQRLLSCEQYADKLALTKMQWRENLPRFHSRYLSTPITLERSSSEKSRPESEVSSKLEDKHVLETHEDLPLFMYTQKPLSSKNMKSTTTTVSDHKNLAIAAVVPVRDGLSVLTKVSNPTFHFQGTPKIGRHRRSLHGSDILWLLRRTKRTL, from the exons ATGAG GTCTCATTCAGAAAACAGACTTGTAGATAAGGAACTTGTTCACACTTCAACTGATATCAGTAACAAGAGCATGGAGCTGAGTTTCAAGTCCTTTTCTCTTGAGAAACAAGATGAGGCTGAGGCTGAGGCAGAAGAAGGCATGGGATTTTACAAGTCTCTTCAG gaGTTAAGAGAACTAAGGTCTCAGCTTCACCATGCTGCAGATTTCTGTGAAACAACATTCTTGAAAGGCACATCAAAGAAAGA TGTTGTGGAGAACACAAAAGAATACATATGCAGGGCAGTGGTCACTGTAGTTGATCATCTTGGAAATGTTTCTGCCAATCTTGATGCCCTTATATCTCAAACAAATGCATTTTCTGATGCTGAGTTAAGAATCCAATGCCTCAAACAG AGACTTCTCTCATGTGAACAATATGCTGATAAGCTTGCCCTCACCAAGATGCAATGGAGGGAGAACTTGCCAAGATTCCATTCAAGATATTTATCGACAC CAATCACTCTTGAGAGATCAAGCAGTGAAAAATCAAG ACCTGAAAGTGAAGTTTCTTCAAAACTGGAAGATAAACATGTACTGGAGACACATGAAGATTTACCTCTTTTTATGTACACTCAGAAACCACTTTCATCAAAGAATATGAAGTCAACCACTACTACAGTTAGTGACCATAAAAATTTGGCCATAG CTGCAGTAGTACCTGTTCGCGATGGTTTATCAGTATTAACCAAAGTTTCAAATCCCACATTTCATTTCCAA GGTACCCCGAAGATTGGACGTCATAGAAGATCGTTGCATGGCAGTGACATCTTATGGCTTCTACGGCGTACTAAACGAACCCTTTGA
- the LOC112751216 gene encoding probable protein ABIL5 isoform X1, whose translation MRSHSENRLVDKELVHTSTDISNKSMELSFKSFSLEKQDEAEAEAEEGMGFYKSLQELRELRSQLHHAADFCETTFLKGTSKKDVVENTKEYICRAVVTVVDHLGNVSANLDALISQTNAFSDAELRIQCLKQRLLSCEQYADKLALTKMQWRENLPRFHSRYLSTPITLERSSSEKSRRPESEVSSKLEDKHVLETHEDLPLFMYTQKPLSSKNMKSTTTTVSDHKNLAIAAVVPVRDGLSVLTKVSNPTFHFQGTPKIGRHRRSLHGSDILWLLRRTKRTL comes from the exons ATGAG GTCTCATTCAGAAAACAGACTTGTAGATAAGGAACTTGTTCACACTTCAACTGATATCAGTAACAAGAGCATGGAGCTGAGTTTCAAGTCCTTTTCTCTTGAGAAACAAGATGAGGCTGAGGCTGAGGCAGAAGAAGGCATGGGATTTTACAAGTCTCTTCAG gaGTTAAGAGAACTAAGGTCTCAGCTTCACCATGCTGCAGATTTCTGTGAAACAACATTCTTGAAAGGCACATCAAAGAAAGA TGTTGTGGAGAACACAAAAGAATACATATGCAGGGCAGTGGTCACTGTAGTTGATCATCTTGGAAATGTTTCTGCCAATCTTGATGCCCTTATATCTCAAACAAATGCATTTTCTGATGCTGAGTTAAGAATCCAATGCCTCAAACAG AGACTTCTCTCATGTGAACAATATGCTGATAAGCTTGCCCTCACCAAGATGCAATGGAGGGAGAACTTGCCAAGATTCCATTCAAGATATTTATCGACAC CAATCACTCTTGAGAGATCAAGCAGTGAAAAATCAAG AAGACCTGAAAGTGAAGTTTCTTCAAAACTGGAAGATAAACATGTACTGGAGACACATGAAGATTTACCTCTTTTTATGTACACTCAGAAACCACTTTCATCAAAGAATATGAAGTCAACCACTACTACAGTTAGTGACCATAAAAATTTGGCCATAG CTGCAGTAGTACCTGTTCGCGATGGTTTATCAGTATTAACCAAAGTTTCAAATCCCACATTTCATTTCCAA GGTACCCCGAAGATTGGACGTCATAGAAGATCGTTGCATGGCAGTGACATCTTATGGCTTCTACGGCGTACTAAACGAACCCTTTGA
- the LOC112751216 gene encoding probable protein ABIL5 isoform X3, with the protein MRSHSENRLVDKELVHTSTDISNKSMELSFKSFSLEKQDEAEAEAEEGMGFYKSLQELRELRSQLHHAADFCETTFLKGTSKKDVVENTKEYICRAVVTVVDHLGNVSANLDALISQTNAFSDAELRIQCLKQRLLSCEQYADKLALTKMQWRENLPRFHSRYLSTPITLERSSSEKSRRPESEVSSKLEDKHVLETHEDLPLFMYTQKPLSSKNMKSTTTTVSDHKNLAIVVPVRDGLSVLTKVSNPTFHFQGTPKIGRHRRSLHGSDILWLLRRTKRTL; encoded by the exons ATGAG GTCTCATTCAGAAAACAGACTTGTAGATAAGGAACTTGTTCACACTTCAACTGATATCAGTAACAAGAGCATGGAGCTGAGTTTCAAGTCCTTTTCTCTTGAGAAACAAGATGAGGCTGAGGCTGAGGCAGAAGAAGGCATGGGATTTTACAAGTCTCTTCAG gaGTTAAGAGAACTAAGGTCTCAGCTTCACCATGCTGCAGATTTCTGTGAAACAACATTCTTGAAAGGCACATCAAAGAAAGA TGTTGTGGAGAACACAAAAGAATACATATGCAGGGCAGTGGTCACTGTAGTTGATCATCTTGGAAATGTTTCTGCCAATCTTGATGCCCTTATATCTCAAACAAATGCATTTTCTGATGCTGAGTTAAGAATCCAATGCCTCAAACAG AGACTTCTCTCATGTGAACAATATGCTGATAAGCTTGCCCTCACCAAGATGCAATGGAGGGAGAACTTGCCAAGATTCCATTCAAGATATTTATCGACAC CAATCACTCTTGAGAGATCAAGCAGTGAAAAATCAAG AAGACCTGAAAGTGAAGTTTCTTCAAAACTGGAAGATAAACATGTACTGGAGACACATGAAGATTTACCTCTTTTTATGTACACTCAGAAACCACTTTCATCAAAGAATATGAAGTCAACCACTACTACAGTTAGTGACCATAAAAATTTGGCCATAG TAGTACCTGTTCGCGATGGTTTATCAGTATTAACCAAAGTTTCAAATCCCACATTTCATTTCCAA GGTACCCCGAAGATTGGACGTCATAGAAGATCGTTGCATGGCAGTGACATCTTATGGCTTCTACGGCGTACTAAACGAACCCTTTGA
- the LOC112751217 gene encoding uncharacterized protein: protein MATTSKVLCRLSCRLKLLSHAKLPKLPSSSSSLSPSAPRITRTTSRLPVELSSIGSMMPLHNAVASARLVSSLCIESQTWCLVPQGISMPL from the exons ATGGCAACAACCTCAAAGGTATTGTGCAGGTTGTCATGTCGACTGAAGCTTCTCTCTCATGCTAAGCTCCCCAAGTTACCATCATCTTCCTCTTCACTTTCTCCCTCTGCACCACGCATTACTCGCACCACTTCGCG GTTACCGGTGGAGTTGAGTAGCATTGGATCGATGATGCCTTTGCATAATGCGGTAGCTTCAGCTCGATTAGTATCAAGTTTGTGCATTGAATCTCAGACTTGGTGTTTAGTTCCTCAAG GTATTTCCATGCCTTTATGA